From the genome of Planctomycetaceae bacterium:
CAACAGCGTCAATTTCCTTAACCAGCTTGGCAACATTTGCGTCGACGTTTCGAGCAAAGATGCTGACAACAGGGCGTGAACCGTACTGGCATCGGTAGCACAGCTTCTTACCAGCGCTTGGCCCGGTGACGTCGGTCACATTGAACGGAGCTGGACTGGCACCAACTTCCAGACCTGACTTAACGTCAGCTGCGCCAGCAAAACCCGATGCAACGACAGCCACAACCAAAGCCATGGCAGAAACAAAATTCCTCATACTTAGATACTCCCTAACGATCGACCTTCGGAAAGAGAAGCCCACCCAGACGATCCTGGTGGCGTAACCTGCGAAACACAATTGACAATCAATTGCAAACGAACCTCTGCAACGATGCCTCAGGAAAAAACGAAGCCTTACGAAGAAGACTTCTGATTCTTGATGATGTCCACGACAGCCTGGCTGTCAGCAGCGGCATCCACCGCTGTGTTCTTATGGATGATAGTCCCGTCGAGCCCAATGACAAATGTCCAGCGCGATGCAGTCACGCCGCGAGTCAGAGAAATTTCGATGCCATCGACAGGTTTCTTGATGGTCGCACCGTCGCGAAGGGGCACGCCAAATGCCCTGGCAACGCTGCCGTCTTCGTCAGCAAGCAGGGCAAAATTGAGATTGTGCACCTTCTTGAAGACCTTGTGGTTTTCTACGGAATCGCCGCTGACTCCCACGACTTCCACACCTTCCTGCTGCAGAGTTTTCTGATGG
Proteins encoded in this window:
- a CDS encoding peroxiredoxin, which gives rise to MRLLSNLVVAFTLMNVNMHDSHGSEPPSITLNVGDKAPVFESRDDSGETWKSADHIGKKFVVVYFYPADLTGGCTKQACGFRDHQKTLQQEGVEVVGVSGDSVENHKVFKKVHNLNFALLADEDGSVARAFGVPLRDGATIKKPVDGIEISLTRGVTASRWTFVIGLDGTIIHKNTAVDAAADSQAVVDIIKNQKSSS